One Patescibacteria group bacterium genomic window, GACCACCAATAACTCAATGAGAGTGAAGCCCTTTTGAGCATTAAATATTCTGCGCACAGATTCCTTTATTAAGGAATAAAATATTAATCTTTTATCGCAGCTTCCTCTGCGGCCTTAGCCTGCTTTTCCGCTTTCTCTATCTCTTTCTCCGTCTTTACTTGCGTGAGGTCCGGAGCCACGGCCGCGGCAGCAGGAGCCGCTTCCACCTCTTCATGTTTCTTCTCAATATTCACCACGACCGTTTCCGGACGGGTGAGTACGTGAATTTGAGGAGGAAGGGCAAGATCGCTCACGCGTATCACATCGCCGATATTCGCAAGATGAGACACATCTACCGCATAATCGGGGATGAGGTCTTGGGGAAGGCATTCAATATCTAAATGGTTAAGGGAACGCACCAACACGGCGCCAAGCTCTTTCACCGCTTTGGCCTCTCCTTTGATCACGATCGGCACCTGGGTTTTCAGCTTCTCCTGCATGCTCACTT contains:
- a CDS encoding 50S ribosomal protein L25, encoding MDLLATLRTLIGKKVKALRREHLVPGVVYGHGLKSRAVSVPLSTLEAAHRKAGESSLISLMVDGKAANVLIKDLQRDPVSGKILHVDFQEVSMQEKLKTQVPIVIKGEAKAVKELGAVLVRSLNHLDIECLPQDLIPDYAVDVSHLANIGDVIRVSDLALPPQIHVLTRPETVVVNIEKKHEEVEAAPAAAAVAPDLTQVKTEKEIEKAEKQAKAAEEAAIKD